One Kitasatospora sp. MAP12-44 DNA segment encodes these proteins:
- a CDS encoding collagenase has translation MRHRFVLPRFLAAGTVTLAMLVGLSTAPAFAATGAPTAVRLAARPAVRPVTASNRPAEPAPTGAVVGGSDAAAVQYGRLTAAQLPPHRPMLTQHQAGATSAASASRPAGAQACTPAAFGGLSGSALAAYVENSTTDCVNSLFTITGSNAQEVFKESQMIPVAQAYQSLASSYAGSDSAGIWQLILYLRAGYYVQYYDSTDVGSYDATLSADVQNALNAFFANSQSTDVSSANGGILGDAVILTDSANLQGDYLGTYQRILSAYTSAWDADYSMDAVVYDVYTPLWRGQYNPAFVAALTANPAVIDALDTFALTHTSMLGGTNTFMVADAGNDLAAYVQFTALQAKVRPLMLGLLQASSISGSTAALWMSVAQQANGFDAADCSYYGVCNLVAQATAAALPTTHACSSEINILAQALSSAQLSAACGELAGQDAYFQNIVKDSGPIPGQYNDTDNIVVFASSLDYEIYAPVIYGVTTDNGGITLYNTPSTPGNQDYSILYQDPSPDGYTDNIWNLNYEYTHFLDARYDTMGTWAQMEVDPNIWWIEGISGYLTYSYRGITDTDAVTDAGEHTYPLSTLWQTTYANSNDDRVFPWSYLAVRYMLEQHPADVQAILGDYRVGNYTAGYDYYTNTIGTRYDADFNTWLNGIAGGTSGTPTAAFSAAVAGLTATFTDHSTESGSGSITGWSWNFGDGATATTQNPSHTYAAAGTYNATLTVTDSNGKTSSAAAQSVTVSGSGGVTPCTAANPQQMDRNCSRANQSATAGNLDYLWIYLPAGTTTLNVSTTGGSGTAYLYYDPSTWATSTTYTAESTNSGTTQSLTVTNKAAGYRYLSLYAATAFSGVTVTTQY, from the coding sequence ATGCGCCATCGATTCGTCCTGCCCAGGTTCCTGGCCGCAGGCACAGTGACACTCGCCATGCTCGTCGGCCTGTCGACCGCACCGGCCTTCGCCGCGACCGGTGCGCCGACCGCCGTCCGTCTCGCCGCCCGTCCCGCCGTCCGTCCCGTCACCGCCTCGAACCGCCCGGCCGAGCCCGCGCCCACGGGTGCCGTCGTCGGCGGTAGCGACGCGGCCGCGGTCCAGTACGGCCGACTCACAGCCGCCCAACTCCCGCCGCACCGCCCCATGCTGACGCAGCACCAGGCAGGCGCCACGAGCGCGGCGAGCGCGTCGAGGCCCGCCGGCGCGCAGGCCTGCACCCCCGCCGCGTTCGGCGGCCTGAGCGGCTCGGCGCTGGCCGCCTACGTCGAGAACTCGACCACCGACTGCGTCAACTCGCTGTTCACCATCACCGGCAGCAACGCGCAGGAGGTGTTCAAGGAGTCCCAGATGATCCCCGTCGCCCAGGCGTACCAGAGCCTGGCGTCCAGCTACGCCGGCAGCGACTCGGCCGGCATCTGGCAGCTCATCCTCTACCTGCGGGCCGGATACTACGTCCAGTACTACGACTCGACGGATGTCGGCTCCTACGACGCGACGCTGTCGGCGGACGTCCAGAACGCCCTGAACGCCTTCTTCGCCAACTCGCAGAGCACCGACGTCTCCTCGGCCAACGGCGGCATCCTGGGTGACGCCGTGATCCTGACCGACAGCGCCAATCTGCAGGGCGACTACCTGGGCACCTACCAGCGGATACTCAGCGCGTACACCAGTGCGTGGGACGCCGACTACAGCATGGACGCCGTCGTCTACGACGTCTACACCCCGCTGTGGCGCGGACAGTACAACCCCGCCTTTGTCGCCGCGCTGACCGCGAATCCGGCCGTCATCGACGCGCTCGACACCTTCGCGCTCACCCACACCAGCATGCTCGGCGGCACCAACACGTTCATGGTCGCCGACGCCGGCAACGACCTTGCCGCGTATGTCCAGTTCACCGCGCTCCAGGCCAAGGTACGGCCGCTGATGCTGGGCCTGCTGCAGGCCTCGTCCATCTCCGGATCGACCGCCGCCCTGTGGATGTCCGTCGCGCAGCAGGCCAATGGCTTCGATGCGGCCGACTGCTCGTACTACGGCGTCTGCAACCTGGTGGCGCAGGCCACCGCGGCGGCGCTGCCGACCACGCACGCGTGCAGCTCGGAGATCAACATCCTGGCGCAGGCGCTCAGTTCGGCGCAGCTCAGCGCGGCCTGCGGCGAACTCGCCGGCCAGGACGCCTACTTCCAGAACATCGTCAAGGACAGCGGCCCGATCCCGGGCCAGTACAACGACACCGACAACATCGTCGTCTTCGCGAGCTCGCTCGACTACGAGATCTACGCCCCGGTGATCTACGGCGTCACCACCGACAACGGTGGCATCACGCTGTACAACACCCCGTCCACGCCGGGGAACCAGGACTACTCCATCCTGTACCAGGACCCCAGCCCCGACGGCTACACGGACAACATCTGGAACCTCAACTACGAGTACACGCACTTTCTGGACGCCCGCTACGACACCATGGGCACCTGGGCGCAGATGGAGGTGGATCCCAACATCTGGTGGATCGAGGGCATCTCCGGCTACCTGACCTACAGCTACCGCGGCATCACCGACACCGACGCGGTGACCGACGCCGGTGAGCACACCTACCCGCTGAGCACCCTGTGGCAGACCACGTACGCCAACAGCAACGACGACCGGGTCTTCCCCTGGAGCTACCTCGCGGTGCGCTACATGCTCGAACAGCACCCCGCCGACGTGCAGGCGATCCTGGGCGACTACCGGGTCGGCAACTACACCGCCGGCTACGACTACTACACCAACACCATCGGCACCCGGTACGACGCCGACTTCAACACCTGGCTCAACGGCATCGCCGGTGGCACCTCGGGAACGCCGACGGCCGCCTTCAGCGCGGCGGTCGCCGGACTGACGGCGACCTTCACCGACCACTCCACCGAGTCCGGCAGCGGCAGCATCACCGGCTGGTCCTGGAACTTCGGCGACGGAGCGACGGCCACGACGCAGAACCCCTCGCACACCTACGCGGCGGCCGGAACCTACAACGCCACGCTGACCGTGACCGACAGCAACGGCAAGACCTCCAGCGCCGCCGCCCAGTCGGTGACCGTCAGCGGCTCGGGCGGAGTCACCCCCTGCACGGCCGCGAACCCCCAGCAGATGGACCGGAACTGCTCCCGCGCGAACCAGTCGGCGACCGCGGGGAACCTCGACTACCTGTGGATCTATCTGCCCGCCGGGACGACCACCCTGAACGTCAGCACGACCGGCGGCAGCGGGACCGCCTACCTGTACTACGACCCCAGCACCTGGGCCACCAGCACCACGTACACGGCCGAGTCGACCAACTCCGGTACCACCCAGAGCCTCACCGTCACCAACAAGGCCGCGGGCTACCGCTACCTCAGCCTCTACGCCGCCACCGCCTTCAGCGGAGTCACCGTGACCACGCAGTACTGA
- a CDS encoding LysR family transcriptional regulator: MELELRHLRALCALADAGSMGRAAAALGCSQQAMSTQLRRIELHFGEPLFERNTVGVRPTRYGVEVVARARDVLARAEAVGRPPAGEAAPRPVLRLAATNSPILSGMVGRVRAELPELVLAVSSVYASSQIVELLEEGGLDAAIGVDYPGLELRHSGAVGHRGIVTEPTFVALPAGHRLRHREAVALGDLAEDSWFVTPDDGAGWPGVFYAACGAVGFTPVVVHEFLGDRLQLLDMIAEGLGVSLVQATTRPIPGTVIRPLIGTPLRCRYLLAWNRRSVADEVVVTLFDAACASYRGLMARAPHFQAWAARHHPGLLP; this comes from the coding sequence ATGGAGCTGGAGCTTCGACATCTCCGTGCTCTGTGCGCGCTTGCGGACGCGGGCAGTATGGGCCGGGCCGCGGCCGCGTTGGGGTGCTCGCAGCAGGCGATGAGTACGCAGCTGCGGCGGATCGAACTCCACTTCGGTGAGCCGTTGTTCGAGCGCAACACGGTGGGCGTGCGGCCGACCCGGTACGGGGTGGAGGTGGTCGCCCGGGCCCGCGATGTGCTGGCGCGCGCCGAGGCCGTCGGACGGCCGCCGGCCGGGGAGGCGGCGCCGCGACCGGTGTTGCGGCTGGCGGCCACCAACTCCCCGATCCTGTCCGGCATGGTCGGGCGCGTGCGGGCCGAGCTGCCGGAGCTGGTGCTGGCGGTGAGCAGCGTCTACGCGTCCTCCCAGATCGTCGAACTCCTGGAGGAGGGTGGGCTCGACGCGGCGATCGGTGTGGACTACCCCGGGCTGGAACTGCGGCACTCCGGTGCCGTCGGGCATCGCGGGATCGTCACCGAGCCCACGTTCGTGGCCCTGCCCGCGGGCCACCGGCTGCGGCACCGCGAGGCGGTCGCGCTCGGCGACCTGGCCGAGGACTCGTGGTTCGTCACACCCGACGACGGCGCCGGCTGGCCGGGCGTCTTCTACGCGGCCTGCGGGGCGGTCGGGTTCACCCCGGTGGTGGTGCACGAGTTCCTCGGCGACCGGCTCCAGTTGCTGGACATGATCGCCGAGGGCCTCGGTGTCTCGCTGGTGCAGGCGACGACCCGGCCGATTCCCGGCACCGTCATCAGGCCCCTGATCGGCACGCCCCTGCGGTGCCGCTACCTGCTGGCCTGGAACAGGAGGAGCGTCGCCGACGAGGTCGTCGTGACGCTCTTCGACGCGGCCTGCGCTTCGTATCGGGGCCTGATGGCACGGGCGCCGCACTTCCAGGCCTGGGCGGCACGGCACCACCCCGGGCTGCTTCCGTAA